GAGGTCGAGCAGCAGCGCATCGCCCGCGGTCTGAGCGAGGGCGGCGGCCAGCAGCGAGGCACCGGCACCACCGCACCCTCCGATGACGGCCACGCCCTCGCCGTGACGGCTGCCGTCGCGCGCCGACTCCGCGGCTTCGGCGAGTTCGCCCACCAGCTCGTGCTCCTGTTGCGGCAACTTCAGCACCCGCTCGGCACCTACAGCCACCGCGGCCGCCCACGCCGCGGCGTCGGCATCGCAATTGGACAACACGCTCACATGGGCGCGCCGCGGCAGCGCGGCCTGGCCGCACCGCTGCGCCGCCTTCTGATCGAGTACCACTGCCGCAGCCGCTGACCACGACTTTCTGCTCACCGAACCTCGCCCACCGGCATGCACAACCCGCACCCCGACGGCCGCTGCGATGCGGTCGATTTCTTCGCGCAGGTGTTGCTGCTCGAGGATCGCCAGCACCCCCGACGCGATGGGCTCGGAGCGGCTGCCGGCGGGAAAAACTTGTTTCACGACTCCACGGTGCGGCGCGGCAAGTATTGGACACCAGTGCCAAAGCGGGATCTGTGGAGAAAGACCGGTCTGTGCACCAATTCGTTCGCTGGGCGCCGATGCGTTCTGGAACAACGTTCACTCCCGCAACGCATGCGTCGCGGGATTTCGCGCCGGGCGAGGAGGATTTTTACCCCAGAAAAGGGACGACCCCCGCCAGGGGGGGAGGAGGCGGAGGTCGTCGTGTATCAGCCCCGGGGGGTCGGGCTGATACACCCTCGGCTCAAGGCCGAGTAATGCTTACTATACACATGCCAGCCGGGATTCACGCAAGTACTCCGCGCAAGGAAATGAGGGCTTGAGCCGTGTAAATGCGGTGGGCAGAAAGACAACAGGCGTATTCGGCCGTCCACTTTGGGCCCAGCATCGCGGTCGCACGGGTTCGCCGCCCTATGCTGGACTGGTGACCGCCCCCGACGAGGCCGCGCCGCAGCAAATCTCGCCGCAAACATCGGAGCCGGCGCCGCCGAGTGCCCGCACCGCTGCCTTCTTCGACTTGGACAAGACCATCATCGCCAAGTCCAGCACCCTGGCGTTCAGCAAACCCTTCTTCGCGCAGGGTCTGCTTAACCGGCGCGCGGTGCTGAAGTCGAGCTACGCCCAGTTCATCTTCCTGCTTTCCGGCGCCGATCATGACCAGATGGATCGGATGCGCACCCACTTGGCCAACATGTGCACGGGCTGGGACGTCGCGCAGGTGAAGTCGATCGTCGCCGAGACACTGCACGACATCGTCACCCCGCTGGTGTTCGCCGAGGCCGCCGATCTGATCGCCGCACACAAGCTGTGCGGGCGTGACGTCGTCGTGGTGTCCGCGTCGGGCGAGGAAATCGTCGGGCCCATCGCCCGCGCGCTCGGCGCCACCCACGCGATGGCGACCCGGATGGTGGTGGAGGACGGCAAGTACACCGGCGAGGTCGGGTTCTACTGCTACGGCGAAGGCAAGGTGCAGGCGATTCGCGAGTTGGCCGCCCGCGAGGGTTACCCGCTCGAACACTGCTACGCGTATTCGGACTCGATCACCGATCTCCCGATGCTGGAGTCCGTGGGTCACCCGTCAGTCGTCAATCCCGATCGAGGACTGCGCAGGGAAGCCATCGAGCGGGGCTGGCCGGTGCTGTCGTTCTCGCGGCCGGTATCGCTTCGGGACCGGATCCCCGCACCCTCCGGGGCCGCGATCGCGACGACCGCTGCGGTCGGTGTCACCGCGGCGGCGGCGGGCGCGGTGACGTATGCCTTACTGCGCCGCTTCGCTTTCTAGCAGCCAGCTCTCCAGCAAATACTTAGTGCGCGCAATTAATTTGCGTTGCACAACTTTGACACGGTTAGCCCTTGCTGTGCCTGGGGTCTAGTAGTACAAAGGAATCACGGCAGCCTGGTGAGGCCAAGGTCGATCCGGAAGAGAAGGTTCGATCTCCCAACCCGGGCACCCAGCACGATTCCCGGTACCCACGCGGAGTCATAGCCACTGATATGGCAAAAGTGTTGCGGGCCTGCGTAATTGCGAAGAATGGACTGTCCCGACGGCCCTTTGGGTGGGGTCGCAGCAGGAAGTGTCGCAAACGCGCCGAGGCCACCCACGCAGCCCAGAAATGCACGCTTGGTAACCGAGAACCGTGTTGGCGGGCGGCGATTCGATAAATTCGGATCGCCGCCCGCTTTGCATATCCGCACCGCTTTTCCGGCGATCCGCCAGCTACCGCCGGGGCACCGACTCCGCAATCTCCAGCGCCTCCTGCGCGCCCGACCGCATCGCGCGGCAACACAGCACCAGCCAACTCGCCACACCGTCGGCAGTACCCGAGGCGAACTTCGACGCCGCGTCGCGGTACGCGGCCGGCTGGCGCATCCAATTCACCTCCGGCACCCCGAGCCCGTGCGGGTCCAGCCCAGTGGCGATGGTGACCAGACGCGACACGCCGCGGGCCACCACGCCGTCGGCGCTGCCGAAAGGCCGCAATGTCAACAATTCGCCGTGCGCCACCGCAGCAACCACCGGAGCCGACGCCTGAGTCGGCCGGCTGACCACCTCGGCGAGCAATTCCAGCCGCCGCCCGATGTCGGCATCGGTGCGCGGCCGGCCCAGCCGTTCATCGTCGACCAGGTCGGCGGCGGCGAGCATGTGCAACCGGGCCAGCGCCTGCAACGGGGCCTTCTGCCACACCGCGACAAGGGCTCCGCCACCGCCTTCCAGGGCCTGGGCCACCCGGAGCGCACCACCGAACACCGGGTCGCTCACGCCCTCGGCATCCGCGACGTCCTCCAGCCGTACCGGGCCGCCGTCCAGCACCGAGGATGCCCGCGCTGCCCGCAGAGATGCCTCTGCCGCCGTCACGGGCCAGCCGCGCAGGTTGGCGCGATGCCGGTGGGCACGGCCCAGCGCCTCGCGGGCCCGGTCGCTCGCCTCGGCGACGCCGGGCAGATCCATCAGCGGAGCCAGCGGGTCAGTCACAGGTTGCCAACCTATCGGGGCCCGGCCGAGGCCCCGGGAATGGCCTCCAGCAGCAGCCGGGTGTACTCGTGGGAGGGGCTGGTGAACACCGCTTCGGTGGGCGCGTGTTCCACCACCCGGCCGCCCCGCATCACCAACACGTCATCGGAGATCTGACGGACCACCGCCAGATCGTGGCTGATGAACAGGTAGGTGAGCCCCAGGTTGGCCTGCAACTCACCCAGCAGGTCGAGGATCTGTGCCTGCACCAGGACGTCGAGCGCCGACACCGCCTCATCGCAGACCAGGACATCGGGTCGCAGCGCAAGCGCCCGCGCGATCGCGACCCGCTGCCGCTGACCCCCGGAGAGTTCGCGGGGCAGCCGATCGAACACCGACGACGGCAACGCCACCTGCTCGAGCAGCTCACGTACCGTCTGCTCGCGCTGCCGTCGGTCACCCACCCGATGAATGCGCAGCGGTTCCTCGATGGCGCGAAACACCGGGTACATCGGATCCAGACTGCTGTACGGGTTCTGGAACACCGGCTGGATGCGACGACGAAACGCCAGCGTTTTGCGCACCGCGGCGACGTCGGTCCCGTCGAACACAACGCTGCCCGAAGTCGGTTGCAGCAAGCCGAGCACCATCCGCGCCACCGTCGATTTCCCGGAGCCGGACTCACCGACGATCGCCAGCGTGCTGGCGCGCCGGACCTTAAACGAAACCGCCTCAACCGCAAGGAATTCGGCCCGGCGCCACGGTAGACCCCCGGTCTCCGGATAGGTCTTGGTCAACTCCGACACCACCACGATGTCATCCTGTGCGCCCGCCTGTTCGGCCGCCTCGGCGGCCACCCGCTCGCGGATTTCGGTGGCGCGTTTGTCGCGCGCGGTCACAGACGGCGCAGCGGCCACCAGCCGCTGGGTGTACTCGTGGGCCGGGTCACGCAGAATTGACTGGGCGGCACCGGATTCCACCACCTGCCCACGGTGAATGACGACGACCTGCTCGGCCCGCTCGGCGGCCAGTGCCAGATCGTGGGTGATCAGCAGCAACGCGGTATCCAGTTCATCGGTGAGCCGCTGCAGGTGGTCGAGGACCTGCCGTTGCACGGTGACGTCCAGTGCCGAGGTCGGCTCGTCGGCGATCAGCAACCGGGGCCGTCCCGCCAGCCCGATGGCGATCAGCGCGCGCTGACACATTCCGCCGGAAAGCTGGTGTGGGTATCGCCCGGCCTGCTTGGCCGGGTCCGGCATGCCGGCGTCGGCGAGCAACTGCACCGCGCGCCGTCGCGCATCGCGGCCGTCGGTGTTGACCCGCAACGCCTCCCGTACCTGGAAGCCGACCTTCCACACCGGATTGAGGTTGGTCATCGGATCCTGTGGCACGTAACCGATTTCGCGTCCCCGGATGGACCGCATCAGCCGCCGGCCGGCGCTGGTGATGTCGGTGCCGTCGAACGTGATGCGGCCGCCGGTGATTCGCCCCCCGGGCGACAACAGTCCCAGGATCGCGGCGGCGGTGGTGGATTTCCCGGAACCTGATTCGCCGACGACGGCGACGGTCTGACCGCGACTGACCCTGAGGTCCACGCCGCGGACCACCGGTTCATCGCTACCGAACCGGACCTGCAGGCCCTCGACCGACAGCAGTACCTGCTCCGTCATGCGCGCCACGCCCTCGACGCCGGATCCAGTCCATCGCGCAGCGCGTCGCCCATCATCATGAACGCCAGCACCGTGATCGCCAGGGCCCCAGCGGGATAAAACAGGATGGCCGAGCCGGCTCGCAGTCGCATCTGCGCCACGTTGATGTCGCCACCCCAGGACACCACCGACGTCGGCAACCCGACGCCGAGATACGACAGAGTCGCCTCGGTGACGATGAAGACACCGAGTGCGATCGTGGACACGGCGATCACCGGCCCGATCGCATTGGGCACCACATGCCGGAGCAGCGTTCGAAAACGACTCAGGCCCAACGCTTCAGCCGCAAGCACGTAATCTTTCCCACGCACTTCGAGCACCGAGCTGCGAGCGATGCGTGCCACCTGTGGCCAGCCGAACAGGGCGAGTATCGCGACCACCGTCCACACCGTGCGGTGGTGCATGACCTGCATCAGCACAATCGCGGCCAGCAGCAACGGCAATGCGAAGAATACGTCGGTGACCCGGGATACCAACGCGTCGACCCAGCCGCCGTAGAAGCCGGCCAGCGCGCCCAGCGTCCCACCGACGACGAGCACGATCAGCGTCGCGCCCAACCCGACGGTGACGGATGCCCGTGCACCGTGAACGGTGCGCGCGTAGATGTCGTGGCCCTGCAGGTCGGTACCGAACCAATGCGCCGCCGACGGGGGCAGCAGACTCTGGGCCGGATCGGCGTAGCTGGGGTCGACGCCGGTGAACAACGCCGGAAATGCGGCAACCAGCAGGATCAACACGATAAGCGCGGCGGCGATGCAGAACTTGGGGCGTCTATACATAGCGGATCCGGGGGTCCAGCGCCGCGTAGAGCAGGTCCACCAGCAGATTGCTGATCAGGTAGATCAGCACCAGCACGGTCACGATCGACACGACGGTGGGCGCCTCCTGACGGGTGACGGCCTGGTACAGCACGCCGCCGACGCCGTGAATGTTGAAAATCCCCTCGGTCACGATCGCTCCGCCCATCAGTGCCCCGAGATCGGCGCCGAGAAAAGTGACGACGGGGATCAGCGAATTGCGCAGGATGTGGACCGTCACCACCCGCGGCCGGGACAGCCCCTTGGCGGTGGCGGTCCGCACGTAGTCGGCATGCGCGTTGGCGGCGACCGCGGACCGCGTCAATCGCACCACGTATGCGAATGACACCAGCCCCAACACGATTCCGGGTAGCAGCAACCGCCCGAAGGTGGCCCGGCCGCCGACCGTGACCGGCGCCCAGCCCAGTCGGACGCCGAACACGAACTGCGCCAGGAAGCCCAGCACGAAGATCGGGATGGCGATGATGACCAGCCCGGTGACCAGCACCGTGGCGTCGAAGATGCCGCCCTGACGCAGTCCGGCGATCACTCCGAACCCGATGCCCAACACGCCCTCCACCACCAGCGCGATCAGCGCCAGCCGAATCGTCACCGGAAAGGCATGCGCCAGAACGGCACTGACCGGCAGGCCGGAATAGGCCCGGCCCAGGTCGCCGTGCACCAGTCCACCCAGGTAGCGCAGGTACTGCACCAGGAACGGATCGTCGAGGTGGTACCGGGCGCGCAACTGCGCGGCCACCTCCGGGCTCAGCGGCCGATCGCCGGCGATCGCGGCCACCGGGTCGCCGGGCAACAGAAACACCATGCCGTAGATCAACAGCGTTGCGCCCAGGAAGACCGGGATCATGACGGCGATCCGGCGCAGCACGTACCAGCCCATGCTCAGCCCTTCACGATGTTCTCGTAGTCGGGCAGCCCGTTCCAGGTGGGCTTGACGTTACTGACCTGGCTCGACCATCCGATGACACTGATGTAGTACCACAATGGGACGGCGGGCATGTCGCGCAACAGGATTCGTTGCGCCACATTGGCCAGCACGTCCGCCTGGTGCAGATCTGGCGCGGCCTCGGCGGCCTGCAGGGCGGCGTCGAATTCCCGGCTGGAGTAGCCGACGTCGTTGGATCCGGCCCCGGTGGCGTAGAGCGGGGCCAGGAACTCGATCATCGAGGGAAAGTCGCCGATCCAGCCGGCGCGAAACGCGGAGTCGATGGTGCGGT
This genomic stretch from Mycobacterium paragordonae harbors:
- a CDS encoding HAD-IB family hydrolase, which produces MTAPDEAAPQQISPQTSEPAPPSARTAAFFDLDKTIIAKSSTLAFSKPFFAQGLLNRRAVLKSSYAQFIFLLSGADHDQMDRMRTHLANMCTGWDVAQVKSIVAETLHDIVTPLVFAEAADLIAAHKLCGRDVVVVSASGEEIVGPIARALGATHAMATRMVVEDGKYTGEVGFYCYGEGKVQAIRELAAREGYPLEHCYAYSDSITDLPMLESVGHPSVVNPDRGLRREAIERGWPVLSFSRPVSLRDRIPAPSGAAIATTAAVGVTAAAAGAVTYALLRRFAF
- a CDS encoding oxidoreductase, with translation MDLPGVAEASDRAREALGRAHRHRANLRGWPVTAAEASLRAARASSVLDGGPVRLEDVADAEGVSDPVFGGALRVAQALEGGGGALVAVWQKAPLQALARLHMLAAADLVDDERLGRPRTDADIGRRLELLAEVVSRPTQASAPVVAAVAHGELLTLRPFGSADGVVARGVSRLVTIATGLDPHGLGVPEVNWMRQPAAYRDAASKFASGTADGVASWLVLCCRAMRSGAQEALEIAESVPRR
- a CDS encoding dipeptide ABC transporter ATP-binding protein, coding for MTEQVLLSVEGLQVRFGSDEPVVRGVDLRVSRGQTVAVVGESGSGKSTTAAAILGLLSPGGRITGGRITFDGTDITSAGRRLMRSIRGREIGYVPQDPMTNLNPVWKVGFQVREALRVNTDGRDARRRAVQLLADAGMPDPAKQAGRYPHQLSGGMCQRALIAIGLAGRPRLLIADEPTSALDVTVQRQVLDHLQRLTDELDTALLLITHDLALAAERAEQVVVIHRGQVVESGAAQSILRDPAHEYTQRLVAAAPSVTARDKRATEIRERVAAEAAEQAGAQDDIVVVSELTKTYPETGGLPWRRAEFLAVEAVSFKVRRASTLAIVGESGSGKSTVARMVLGLLQPTSGSVVFDGTDVAAVRKTLAFRRRIQPVFQNPYSSLDPMYPVFRAIEEPLRIHRVGDRRQREQTVRELLEQVALPSSVFDRLPRELSGGQRQRVAIARALALRPDVLVCDEAVSALDVLVQAQILDLLGELQANLGLTYLFISHDLAVVRQISDDVLVMRGGRVVEHAPTEAVFTSPSHEYTRLLLEAIPGASAGPR
- a CDS encoding ABC transporter permease, translated to MYRRPKFCIAAALIVLILLVAAFPALFTGVDPSYADPAQSLLPPSAAHWFGTDLQGHDIYARTVHGARASVTVGLGATLIVLVVGGTLGALAGFYGGWVDALVSRVTDVFFALPLLLAAIVLMQVMHHRTVWTVVAILALFGWPQVARIARSSVLEVRGKDYVLAAEALGLSRFRTLLRHVVPNAIGPVIAVSTIALGVFIVTEATLSYLGVGLPTSVVSWGGDINVAQMRLRAGSAILFYPAGALAITVLAFMMMGDALRDGLDPASRAWRA
- a CDS encoding ABC transporter permease is translated as MGWYVLRRIAVMIPVFLGATLLIYGMVFLLPGDPVAAIAGDRPLSPEVAAQLRARYHLDDPFLVQYLRYLGGLVHGDLGRAYSGLPVSAVLAHAFPVTIRLALIALVVEGVLGIGFGVIAGLRQGGIFDATVLVTGLVIIAIPIFVLGFLAQFVFGVRLGWAPVTVGGRATFGRLLLPGIVLGLVSFAYVVRLTRSAVAANAHADYVRTATAKGLSRPRVVTVHILRNSLIPVVTFLGADLGALMGGAIVTEGIFNIHGVGGVLYQAVTRQEAPTVVSIVTVLVLIYLISNLLVDLLYAALDPRIRYV